A single region of the Mustela lutreola isolate mMusLut2 chromosome 2, mMusLut2.pri, whole genome shotgun sequence genome encodes:
- the CLDN17 gene encoding claudin-17, translating into MAFYPLQIAGLVLGFLGVVGTLATTLLPQWRVSAFIGSNIIVFERLWEGLWMNCIRQAKVRLQCKFYSSLLALPPVLEAARALMCVAVALSFVALLLGICGMKQIQCTGSNEKAKAYLLGTSGILFILTGIFVLIPVCWTANIIIRDFYNPAIHVGQKRELGAALFLGWASTAVLSIAGGLLCGFCCCNRKQQRLRYPAPGYCVPHTEKRRNVTMFSKTSTSYV; encoded by the coding sequence ATGGCCTTTTATCCCCTGCAGATTGCTGGTCTGGTTCTTGGGTTCCTTGGCGTGGTTGGGACTCTTGCCACAACCCTTCTGCCTCAGTGGAGGGTATCGGCTTTTATTGGCAGCAACATTATTGTTTTTGAAAGGCTCTGGGAAGGGCTTTGGATGAACTGCATTCGACAAGCCAAGGTCCGGTTGCAGTGCAAATTCTATAGTTCTTTGTTGGCGCTCCCACCTGTCCTAGAAGCAGCGCGCGCCCTCATGTGTGTGGCAGTTGCTCTCTCCTTCGTCGCTCTGCTCCTTGGCATCTGTGGCATGAAGCAGATCCAGTGCACCGGCTCTAACGAGAAGGCCAAAGCATACCTTCTAGGGACTTCGGGGATCCTCTTCATCCTGACCGGCATCTTCGTTCTGATTCCAGTGTGCTGGACAGCCAACATCATCATCAGGGATTTCTACAACCCAGCCATCCACGTGGGTCAGAAACGAGAGCTGGGAGCAGCCCTTTTCCTCGGCTGGGCGAGCACCGCCGTCCTTTCCATTGCAGGGGGTCTGCTCTGTGGGTTCTGCTGTTGCAACAGAAAGCAGCAAAGGCTCAGATATCCAGCCCCTGGGTATTGTGTGCCACACACAGAGAAGCGAAGGAACGTGACAATGTTTAGTAAGACTTCCACCAGTTATGTCTAA